A genomic region of Trichocoleus sp. contains the following coding sequences:
- a CDS encoding DMT family transporter, whose product MFGFLIVLLSSVVFCIQNVIVRVLFNKYSVFGIWQIGGYVTPTLQHSFLLLFMRMLLAVPLMALLVSQLHPSTWKEIQQLRRPEQRPLLLQSLGGGLLMFLYLALLYISLGMVPAGIAMALFFTYPVFTALFAWRWFGNRPSLLCWAVMGFVFLGSSLTMPHLGAATDRQSWIGIIAGVTSGVTYAMYTVVAQKSFEKLHPFPYTWISFATALVLSGISLLLWHNQETSIPWLPLWIGGLLSAIVTFSGHLMNNLGIGQIGATSASIIGATNPALTALLAWLTIQETLNGLQVFGVLIVTMSVALLSREAKTVK is encoded by the coding sequence ATGTTTGGTTTTTTAATCGTTTTACTTTCATCAGTTGTTTTTTGTATTCAAAACGTCATCGTTCGAGTTTTATTTAACAAATATTCTGTCTTCGGCATTTGGCAGATTGGTGGCTATGTCACACCGACGCTCCAGCATTCCTTTTTGCTACTCTTCATGCGAATGCTACTGGCGGTTCCACTGATGGCTTTACTGGTGTCCCAGCTTCATCCCTCGACCTGGAAAGAAATTCAACAGTTGCGTCGCCCCGAACAGCGCCCATTGCTGCTGCAGTCGCTAGGAGGTGGATTGCTGATGTTTCTTTATCTGGCACTGCTTTATATCTCGCTCGGCATGGTTCCGGCAGGAATTGCAATGGCTTTGTTTTTCACCTATCCCGTCTTTACGGCGCTGTTTGCTTGGCGCTGGTTTGGCAACCGTCCAAGTCTTTTGTGCTGGGCAGTCATGGGGTTTGTGTTCCTGGGCAGTAGCTTGACGATGCCTCATCTCGGTGCAGCGACCGATCGCCAGAGTTGGATTGGCATTATTGCCGGGGTCACTTCAGGCGTGACTTATGCCATGTACACCGTGGTTGCCCAAAAGAGTTTCGAGAAACTGCACCCGTTCCCCTACACCTGGATCAGCTTTGCCACTGCACTCGTGCTGTCTGGGATTAGTCTGCTGCTCTGGCATAATCAGGAAACCTCGATTCCCTGGCTACCACTCTGGATTGGCGGGCTGCTTTCAGCGATCGTCACTTTTTCGGGGCATCTGATGAACAACCTGGGCATTGGTCAAATCGGCGCAACCTCTGCCTCCATTATTGGAGCAACCAATCCCGCCCTCACCGCCCTCCTGGCATGGCTAACGATTCAAGAAACCCTGA
- a CDS encoding matrixin family metalloprotease, whose product MNNLPPLPEVLPSSDQPVSLQPSLTPLQPVLPNLPQFPQPFPTPFPPLNIRSLRCGCYLVNYKPSGSPLVTYDGTLRVECHSDGRTASGDLYQRPIFFLPFPGQPPKPILLAGPNPASGIPILSRSRYRYYLRITQILEHFTFGNSFTLGLEMYRFTAPNTWTNEGAFTAHMTWKPAPSGYPSSGNYLEGDVKNSAGSIVGQLTMGWVSKYLRKATIEIDRVSVSEAPLNNGAGVDWKSIFEPLGWDLTVIESNTDVAEPSGNSWSDAEMHQAMLARRDSANLDSEWRYYILAVRNIDSTPRGIMYDVGATDSNNVPREGAGIASHWTIPNANPWGLVKGVRFGAAAAPYFRTAVHEIGHAMGLYHNTVDNGVMNTTDVIAGSATAANPFPNNIQWSHAPDDQKRLRHYPDVFVRPGGTGFGTASEVTPQISPTDNTVEVEELQLQISSLLPSVPIGAPVRVGLTLTNLSDQPIFAPASLNMKAGMVRGTVTAPDGTARTFSPLVRCIEDHPIAMLKPSQQIRNSLTLLRGAEGSLFPMPGLYQITVEVHWDIGGVEAIVSGTTSMMVTGAANEAHAAAALKVLSTPDALLTLVIGGDHLDEGIEAIQTALKNPVLRPHYAYIEAKRLAERFGSRKPNLEVAAELLDPDTVMSAAEIKKAAVIVKQSGKNDVHEKQIASVLKRKVSAIEASEDLKDIVDFL is encoded by the coding sequence ATGAACAATCTGCCTCCTCTACCCGAAGTCCTGCCTAGCAGCGATCAACCCGTATCATTACAACCTTCATTAACGCCCCTCCAGCCTGTTCTGCCAAACTTGCCGCAATTCCCACAACCCTTTCCGACTCCATTCCCACCGCTGAATATTCGCAGTTTGCGCTGTGGCTGCTATTTGGTGAACTATAAGCCGAGCGGCAGCCCTTTGGTCACGTATGATGGCACCTTGCGCGTAGAGTGTCATAGCGACGGCAGAACTGCCAGCGGCGATTTATACCAGCGTCCAATCTTCTTTTTGCCTTTTCCTGGTCAACCACCAAAGCCAATTCTGTTAGCAGGTCCCAATCCTGCCAGTGGTATTCCAATCTTGAGCCGGAGCCGCTATCGCTACTATCTACGAATCACGCAAATTCTAGAGCATTTCACATTCGGCAATAGCTTCACGCTGGGTTTGGAAATGTACCGCTTCACTGCGCCAAACACCTGGACAAACGAAGGCGCATTTACGGCTCACATGACATGGAAGCCTGCCCCTTCCGGTTATCCTTCTAGCGGCAATTATTTAGAAGGTGATGTGAAAAACAGCGCAGGTTCGATCGTCGGTCAGCTAACAATGGGTTGGGTCTCAAAATATCTGCGGAAAGCCACAATTGAGATCGATCGCGTTTCCGTTTCAGAAGCACCGCTCAACAATGGCGCAGGGGTTGACTGGAAGAGCATTTTTGAGCCGCTAGGATGGGATTTGACGGTAATCGAAAGCAATACGGATGTAGCAGAGCCAAGTGGAAATTCCTGGTCAGATGCAGAAATGCATCAAGCGATGCTGGCACGTCGGGATTCAGCCAACCTTGATTCAGAATGGCGCTATTACATTCTGGCAGTTCGCAACATTGACTCAACGCCACGTGGCATTATGTACGATGTAGGCGCAACTGATTCAAATAACGTCCCCCGTGAAGGAGCCGGAATTGCCTCCCACTGGACGATTCCGAATGCTAACCCTTGGGGACTGGTCAAAGGAGTTCGGTTTGGCGCTGCCGCTGCTCCCTACTTCCGAACGGCGGTACATGAAATTGGTCATGCAATGGGCTTGTATCACAACACAGTAGACAATGGCGTCATGAACACCACCGATGTCATTGCTGGTTCTGCAACAGCCGCAAATCCTTTCCCCAATAATATCCAGTGGTCTCATGCGCCTGATGACCAGAAGCGCTTGCGCCATTACCCCGATGTATTTGTGCGCCCAGGGGGTACAGGTTTTGGTACGGCGTCAGAGGTCACACCTCAAATTAGCCCAACGGACAACACAGTTGAGGTAGAAGAACTGCAATTGCAAATCTCGTCGCTGTTGCCTTCTGTGCCGATCGGTGCACCTGTTCGAGTTGGTCTTACCCTGACAAACCTGAGCGATCAACCGATTTTTGCGCCAGCATCCCTCAACATGAAAGCAGGAATGGTGCGTGGCACAGTCACGGCTCCTGATGGTACAGCTCGGACTTTCTCACCGCTAGTTCGCTGCATCGAAGACCACCCGATCGCCATGCTCAAGCCCAGCCAGCAGATTCGGAATTCTCTGACGCTGCTACGAGGGGCAGAAGGATCGCTATTCCCGATGCCAGGACTGTATCAAATCACGGTTGAAGTGCACTGGGATATTGGTGGGGTTGAGGCAATTGTCAGCGGCACAACCTCCATGATGGTGACAGGGGCAGCCAATGAGGCTCATGCAGCAGCAGCGCTGAAAGTTCTCTCGACGCCAGATGCCCTGCTCACATTAGTCATAGGCGGTGATCATCTAGACGAGGGAATTGAAGCCATCCAAACTGCGCTGAAAAACCCCGTTTTGCGTCCACACTATGCTTACATTGAAGCGAAGCGTCTGGCAGAACGATTTGGCAGCCGTAAACCCAATCTGGAAGTTGCGGCAGAGCTGCTTGATCCGGATACGGTGATGAGTGCGGCGGAGATCAAAAAAGCGGCAGTCATCGTTAAGCAGAGCGGCAAAAATGACGTTCATGAAAAACAGATTGCCAGCGTTCTCAAGCGTAAAGTGAGTGCGATCGAAGCGAGTGAAGATCTTAAGGATATCGTTGATTTTCTCTAA